TGGCGAGCATGGCGGAAACGGGCGGAGACGTGTGAATAGGACGCGCACGGGCGTGTGCTGAACGCCTGGCATTGTAACGCGGACGTTTGTGGCGCCTTGGCGGCTGCGCTCTCGCGACAGGCAAGACTTAGCCTTCAGATTTATCTTGTACGCGTTAAGACGCAAGCTAACCCAAGATAGAAGAATTCCGACTCATCGTGTAGCCTGATCCCTACACCAGTAAGGGAAATGCGGATGTCGTGATTTAAAGATCGACGATTCCGACCTGTCATCACCACAAGATAGGCGAAACTCAGACACGCTAAATGTAGCGTGTACAGTTGTCTACCTGCGACGCGTCGGGCTGCACAATTTGCGGATGCCAACCGTCGAAGAAAAAACGGCCTTTGCCGAGCGACTCAAATTCGCGATGAGACGCGCCCCCGAGAAACTCAAGGGCGGGACCGATCTCGCATTGCATTTCAACTTACGCCATCACGGCGACCAGCCCGTGTCGCCGCAGACGGTGCACAAGTGGTTGAGCGGCCGCACGATCCCAACCGACGACAAGCTTCGCACGCTCGCGGCCTGGTTCGAAGTAGACGTCCACTGGCTGCACTACGGACCTTCGCCGAACGGATCGACACGGAATGTTCCGAAGCCTTTGGCGCGCGGTGAGAAATATCCGCTTTCACCTGAGACGCTCGAACTGGCGTCGAAAATCGAGTCGCTGACTCCGCA
This genomic interval from Paraburkholderia sabiae contains the following:
- a CDS encoding transcriptional regulator, with product MPTVEEKTAFAERLKFAMRRAPEKLKGGTDLALHFNLRHHGDQPVSPQTVHKWLSGRTIPTDDKLRTLAAWFEVDVHWLHYGPSPNGSTRNVPKPLARGEKYPLSPETLELASKIESLTPHHRYLVQELIAQLYGDADNS